The following are encoded together in the Synergistales bacterium genome:
- the panB gene encoding 3-methyl-2-oxobutanoate hydroxymethyltransferase has protein sequence MKRITLGKLQQMKEEGEPIVMLTAYSTWQAKLADAAGAEMLLVGDSLGMVEQGLEDTVGVTEEMIHMASAAVMRARPRAFVVGDMPFLSYEVDTREAVRNAGRLVKQTGVDAVKIEGGVNRAETIRALVNAGIPVVGHVGLTPQSSTLLGGYRVQGKDAGRAREVLDDALAVDRAGASVLVMECIPAPLAERITAECAIPTIGIGAGVGCDGQVLVFHDVLGLYSGGVSPRFVKRYLDGASVLGEALTAYRAEVKDRSFPADEHSYGMDPEILDGLERRSS, from the coding sequence ATGAAGCGTATCACCCTGGGCAAGCTCCAGCAGATGAAGGAAGAAGGCGAACCGATCGTCATGCTCACCGCCTACAGCACCTGGCAGGCCAAGCTGGCCGACGCGGCCGGCGCCGAGATGCTCCTGGTGGGCGACTCGCTGGGCATGGTGGAACAGGGTCTGGAGGACACCGTGGGCGTCACCGAGGAGATGATCCACATGGCCTCGGCGGCCGTGATGCGCGCCCGCCCCAGGGCCTTCGTGGTGGGCGACATGCCCTTCCTCTCCTACGAGGTGGATACCAGGGAGGCGGTGCGCAACGCCGGCCGGCTGGTCAAACAGACCGGCGTGGACGCGGTGAAGATCGAAGGCGGCGTCAACCGGGCCGAGACCATCCGGGCGCTGGTGAACGCCGGGATCCCCGTGGTGGGCCATGTGGGGCTCACCCCCCAGTCGTCGACGCTGCTCGGCGGCTACAGGGTGCAGGGCAAGGACGCCGGGCGCGCCCGGGAGGTGCTGGACGACGCCCTGGCCGTCGACAGGGCCGGGGCGAGCGTTCTGGTGATGGAGTGCATCCCCGCGCCGCTGGCCGAACGGATCACCGCGGAGTGCGCCATCCCCACCATCGGCATCGGCGCCGGCGTGGGCTGCGACGGCCAGGTGCTGGTCTTCCACGACGTACTGGGGCTCTACAGCGGCGGCGTCTCCCCCCGCTTCGTCAAGCGCTACCTGGACGGCGCCTCGGTGCTGGGCGAGGCCCTGACCGCCTACCGGGCGGAGGTCAAGGACCGGAGTTTCCCGGCCGACGAGCACAGCTACGGCATGGACCCGGAGATCCTCGACGGACTGGAGCGCCGCTCTTCATGA
- a CDS encoding 2-dehydropantoate 2-reductase: MIVTVVGFGALGGHLAALLDRSGRETTLQALQHPGEHLEVCMQRGLRWENSAGEEHTLHIPMATEPEALEPADLVLVVVKAYSTADVAPLIPSLLKPDGVALSLQNGLGNGAILARTCPLDRLALGTCTWGAFKPTPGAVRGGTEGAIRLGPYDGRSDLRWVANALDIRGLNASHLDEPFGALWEKVIANTAINPVTALVRRPNGVLLEHEPSRELVRRLCAEAVAVARAEGYPFDTDTQQQRVVAVLEGTRGNRSSMLQDVEQMRPTEAQAITGAVLERGSAHGLTLPTLATVHRLIETIDASLG, from the coding sequence ATGATCGTCACCGTCGTCGGCTTCGGCGCCCTGGGGGGACACCTGGCCGCTCTGCTGGACCGGTCGGGCAGAGAAACCACGCTGCAGGCCCTCCAGCATCCGGGAGAGCATCTGGAGGTCTGCATGCAGCGGGGACTCCGCTGGGAGAACAGCGCCGGCGAGGAGCACACCCTCCACATCCCCATGGCCACCGAACCGGAAGCGCTGGAGCCGGCCGATCTCGTCCTGGTGGTGGTGAAGGCCTACTCCACCGCCGATGTGGCGCCCCTCATCCCCTCGCTCCTCAAACCGGACGGCGTGGCGCTGAGCCTCCAGAACGGCCTGGGCAACGGCGCGATCCTGGCCCGGACCTGCCCACTGGACCGCCTGGCCCTGGGCACCTGCACCTGGGGAGCCTTCAAGCCCACCCCGGGGGCGGTCCGGGGCGGCACGGAGGGGGCCATCCGCCTCGGCCCCTACGACGGCAGGAGCGATCTGCGGTGGGTGGCCAACGCCCTGGACATCCGTGGGCTCAACGCCAGCCATCTGGACGAGCCCTTCGGCGCCCTCTGGGAGAAGGTGATCGCCAACACAGCCATCAACCCGGTGACCGCCCTGGTGCGCCGCCCCAACGGCGTGCTGCTGGAGCACGAACCCAGCCGCGAACTGGTCCGCCGGCTCTGCGCCGAGGCCGTCGCGGTGGCCCGGGCCGAGGGCTACCCCTTCGACACCGACACACAACAGCAGCGCGTGGTCGCCGTGCTGGAGGGTACCCGGGGCAACCGCAGCTCCATGCTCCAGGATGTGGAGCAGATGCGCCCCACCGAGGCCCAGGCCATCACCGGCGCCGTCCTGGAGCGGGGCAGCGCCCACGGCCTCACGCTCCCCACCCTCGCCACGGTCCACCGGCTGATCGAGACCATCGACGCCTCGCTGGGGTAG